One Thermoplasmata archaeon genomic region harbors:
- a CDS encoding zinc finger domain-containing protein — MVRAESCSSCGVRLVEKGSVSFSCPQCGGATIGRCKQCRDQSVDYVCPACGFQGP, encoded by the coding sequence ATGGTGAGGGCCGAGAGCTGCTCATCTTGCGGCGTGAGACTAGTCGAGAAGGGGAGCGTGAGCTTCAGCTGTCCGCAGTGCGGCGGGGCAACAATTGGACGATGCAAGCAGTGCCGGGACCAGAGTGTGGACTATGTATGCCCGGCCTGTGGCTTTCAGGGGCCGTGA
- a CDS encoding elongation factor 1-beta, producing MYARPVAFRGRELMGEVLVLFRLLPDGVDVDMDTMREEVKRRIPEGVRLRGIETKDIAFGLRALNVVVQMKDAEGGPDAIQRALETIPRVQSVEILDMGLL from the coding sequence ATGTATGCCCGGCCTGTGGCTTTCAGGGGCCGTGAGCTCATGGGCGAGGTTCTGGTGCTCTTTAGGCTCCTCCCCGACGGTGTAGACGTGGACATGGACACGATGAGGGAGGAGGTAAAGAGGCGAATTCCGGAGGGCGTCAGGCTCAGGGGTATCGAGACGAAGGACATCGCATTCGGCCTAAGGGCGCTGAATGTCGTCGTCCAGATGAAGGACGCTGAGGGGGGGCCCGACGCCATACAGAGAGCTCTCGAGACTATTCCGAGGGTCCAGAGCGTCGAGATTCTGGATATGGGCCTTCTCTGA
- a CDS encoding N-acyl homoserine lactonase family protein, translating to MPGGPAGAGRVMTVREIRILRDGHFEIDKGLMVYLKTAYYGQTYLAPIRPLLVRTSEGNLLVDTGLGDIDEKLSRLYRVHRDSSLLKSLSAEGLVPRDVSLIVNTHLHFDHAGNNSLFPNAEIFVQRRELEFGRNPPRFLRGGYVKDVLEAPNIRAIEGEREIVRGVSVIPTPGHTAGHQSVVIELGETRYVYTGDASPVKENWESGVPCGILLDPVAASASIERLKSLGARPIFSHDEQWEF from the coding sequence ATGCCAGGAGGACCGGCGGGAGCGGGGAGGGTCATGACGGTCAGGGAAATCAGAATTCTGCGCGACGGCCACTTCGAGATAGATAAAGGGCTCATGGTCTACCTGAAGACGGCCTACTACGGCCAGACATACCTAGCGCCCATCAGACCCCTCCTGGTCAGGACATCGGAGGGGAATCTTCTCGTGGATACGGGTCTTGGCGACATCGACGAGAAACTCAGCAGACTCTATCGAGTTCACAGGGATTCCTCTCTACTGAAAAGCCTCAGCGCCGAGGGCTTGGTTCCCAGGGATGTATCGCTCATCGTGAACACCCATCTCCATTTCGACCACGCGGGGAACAACTCCCTCTTCCCGAACGCGGAAATATTCGTGCAGAGAAGGGAGCTAGAATTCGGCCGCAACCCGCCTAGATTTCTCAGAGGGGGCTATGTTAAAGATGTCTTGGAGGCACCCAACATCAGAGCGATTGAGGGGGAGAGGGAGATTGTAAGGGGGGTCTCAGTGATTCCCACGCCAGGCCACACTGCGGGCCACCAGTCCGTCGTTATCGAACTCGGTGAAACACGGTACGTCTACACAGGCGACGCATCGCCTGTCAAGGAGAACTGGGAGAGTGGCGTCCCTTGTGGAATTCTTCTGGACCCGGTCGCGGCGAGTGCGTCGATTGAGCGCCTAAAGAGCTTGGGCGCGAGACCGATATTCAGCCACGATGAGCAATGGGAGTTCTGA
- a CDS encoding PEP/pyruvate-binding domain-containing protein, producing the protein MPHESRYERFFVDIERMPAGVRVVGKGFVGGKALGLIFAAHAREFEGEPLSDFPELVAFPESTIITTDHFDTFMEENGLRTAVQEKCDGAITKAEMARRFVGAELPSDVVSELRRLLAVEKRPLAVRSSSYLEDDPRHSFAGIYESYFIPNRGSLEARLHQLETAIKLVYLSTFGENAREYRLKHRISWKEEKMAILIQNLIGKEYPSGLYYPLIAGVAFSKNFYPWSDAISTDDGVARIVMGLGTRAVGRYYARVFTPAAPHLRPEGTGVPEILRYSQSEIDALDLNTGALSTRRLEELKFENELLPEVAQLLIEGSYIMDATGRIGEDDKLILTFDPILRSGSPFPFVRVLRSLLTNLQRVFGIPVDMEFALNLGGDDRFYILQVRPLGGRLEHRPVSLPARVPSGSVILRSRNVLGNGLKRGLRYIVYVPLERYRFERGHAIARRIGEINRTLEREGYVLIGPGRWATTHPELGIPVDYAEISNARVIVECSYGSFTPELSYGTHFFGDMVVSNVLYIPVFPEKGDVLNTAILKQRACVVEPDLWLVDMKSGVDVYVDGRTRTGLIVRSGGKGAMGVSERPGGRKEGAGTMRRRERQGRGGRSGRKGQGGPGAMECGCQEDRRERGGS; encoded by the coding sequence ATGCCCCATGAGAGCAGGTACGAAAGGTTCTTCGTTGACATCGAGAGGATGCCTGCGGGGGTCAGGGTCGTTGGGAAGGGGTTCGTAGGCGGAAAGGCCCTGGGGCTGATTTTCGCCGCGCACGCCAGAGAGTTCGAGGGCGAGCCCCTCTCGGACTTCCCGGAGCTCGTCGCCTTCCCTGAGTCGACAATAATCACCACCGACCACTTTGACACCTTCATGGAGGAGAACGGCCTCAGGACGGCTGTCCAGGAGAAGTGCGACGGCGCCATAACGAAAGCGGAGATGGCGAGGAGGTTTGTCGGGGCAGAGCTCCCTAGTGACGTCGTGTCGGAGCTCCGCAGGCTCCTGGCCGTCGAAAAGAGGCCCCTCGCCGTCCGCTCTTCCAGCTACCTCGAAGACGACCCCAGGCACTCTTTCGCAGGCATCTACGAGTCCTACTTCATTCCCAACCGGGGCTCGCTCGAAGCCCGCCTGCACCAGCTCGAGACAGCTATCAAGTTGGTATACCTTAGCACCTTCGGTGAAAACGCGCGAGAGTATAGGCTAAAGCACCGCATAAGCTGGAAGGAGGAGAAGATGGCCATCCTTATTCAAAATTTGATAGGCAAGGAATATCCCTCCGGCCTCTACTACCCCCTCATTGCGGGCGTCGCCTTCTCAAAGAACTTTTACCCATGGAGCGATGCAATCAGCACCGACGACGGCGTGGCGAGAATCGTGATGGGGCTGGGGACGAGGGCCGTCGGCAGGTACTACGCGCGCGTGTTCACCCCCGCTGCCCCTCACTTGAGGCCGGAGGGGACTGGCGTCCCCGAGATTCTCCGCTATTCTCAGTCGGAAATAGACGCGCTCGACCTCAACACGGGGGCTCTCTCCACGCGAAGACTAGAAGAGCTGAAGTTTGAGAACGAGCTTCTCCCGGAGGTCGCCCAGCTCTTGATCGAAGGCTCCTACATCATGGACGCCACCGGCAGAATCGGCGAGGACGATAAGCTCATATTGACCTTCGACCCAATTCTGAGGAGCGGCTCGCCCTTCCCATTCGTCAGGGTCCTTAGGAGCCTCCTCACCAACCTCCAGCGCGTTTTTGGAATTCCCGTAGACATGGAATTCGCTCTCAATCTGGGCGGGGATGATAGGTTCTATATCCTCCAGGTCAGACCCCTCGGTGGCAGGCTCGAGCACCGGCCGGTCAGCCTCCCGGCGAGGGTGCCGAGCGGCAGCGTGATTCTGCGCAGCAGGAACGTGCTCGGCAACGGGCTGAAGAGAGGTCTCAGGTACATAGTCTATGTTCCCCTCGAGAGGTACCGGTTCGAGAGGGGGCACGCGATAGCGAGGAGAATCGGCGAGATCAACAGAACTCTTGAGAGGGAGGGCTACGTGCTAATCGGCCCGGGCCGGTGGGCCACGACACATCCCGAGCTCGGAATTCCGGTTGACTACGCCGAGATCTCCAATGCGCGGGTAATTGTCGAATGCTCCTACGGCTCCTTCACCCCGGAGCTCTCGTACGGCACCCACTTTTTCGGGGACATGGTGGTCTCCAATGTTCTGTACATTCCCGTGTTCCCGGAGAAGGGGGACGTTCTCAATACCGCCATTCTCAAGCAGCGAGCGTGTGTCGTCGAGCCGGACCTGTGGCTCGTCGATATGAAGAGTGGCGTGGATGTGTATGTTGATGGAAGGACCAGGACGGGTCTTATCGTGAGGAGCGGGGGAAAGGGGGCGATGGGGGTTTCGGAGCGCCCGGGTGGAAGGAAGGAGGGGGCCGGGACGATGCGGAGGCGCGAGCGGCAGGGAAGGGGAGGAAGAAGCGGGCGAAAAGGCCAGGGGGGCCCCGGAGCGATGGAATGCGGATGCCAGGAGGACCGGCGGGAGCGGGGAGGGTCATGA
- the glmM gene encoding phosphoglucosamine mutase — translation MAKNGLAGIFRAYDVRGVVNAELTAEVMARIGAAFGTHLGGDKRVCVGRDVRTSSPSLEKAFAAGLAMTGCDVVSVGLVPIPTANFATLHMRFDAGAYITASHNPPEYNGVRFRHPDGTGYTDDNTTVRDLFFGTALRKADWRWLGRISELVAQDVIDQYIEFILDRTELEGGMKVALDPGNGASALTAPTLFQKLGAQVEVVNGEPDGTFPGRSPHPTERNLGQLQELVRSSGAAFGAAYDGDGDRVVFVDELGRVAQVEKIGIIISKRLLKERKGRVIANVPCSMIVEDEIHKVGGEVMRVRVGDVFVSEAIKRHGAVFAMEVSAHYFIPDFWVFDDPVLTSVKLAEILSEEKVPLSEMLDRIPSYPMTEKGIQCPDSLKFQAVEAMIVRHRKAGDKVDTTDGLKVIYEDGWGMVRPSNTQPLVRLFAEARTQERMEAIASALERELAETMSSLGRAG, via the coding sequence ATGGCGAAGAATGGCCTTGCGGGCATATTCCGGGCCTATGATGTGCGCGGCGTCGTCAACGCGGAGCTGACGGCGGAAGTCATGGCCAGAATCGGCGCGGCCTTCGGTACCCACTTGGGAGGCGACAAGAGGGTCTGCGTTGGGAGGGACGTTAGGACGAGCAGCCCCTCCCTCGAGAAGGCCTTCGCGGCCGGGCTGGCGATGACGGGGTGCGATGTAGTTTCGGTTGGCCTCGTACCGATTCCGACCGCGAATTTCGCGACCCTCCACATGCGCTTTGACGCCGGAGCCTACATCACCGCCTCCCACAACCCGCCCGAGTACAATGGCGTCCGCTTCCGCCACCCCGATGGGACGGGCTACACCGACGACAACACGACGGTTCGGGATCTATTCTTCGGAACGGCGCTCAGGAAAGCCGACTGGAGGTGGCTTGGCCGAATCTCCGAGTTGGTTGCGCAAGACGTAATTGACCAATACATCGAGTTCATACTCGACAGGACCGAATTGGAGGGCGGAATGAAGGTGGCTCTCGACCCCGGGAACGGCGCCTCTGCCCTTACGGCACCCACGCTCTTCCAAAAGCTTGGGGCTCAGGTAGAGGTGGTCAACGGCGAGCCCGACGGCACCTTCCCCGGCCGCTCCCCCCATCCCACGGAGAGAAATCTAGGCCAGCTCCAGGAGCTCGTCAGATCCTCGGGGGCAGCTTTCGGCGCGGCATACGACGGCGACGGGGACCGGGTGGTTTTCGTGGACGAGCTCGGGCGAGTTGCGCAGGTCGAGAAGATTGGAATAATAATATCGAAGCGCCTCCTCAAGGAGAGAAAAGGCAGGGTAATAGCGAACGTGCCGTGCTCGATGATAGTGGAAGACGAGATTCATAAAGTCGGGGGGGAGGTGATGAGGGTTAGGGTCGGAGATGTATTCGTGTCCGAGGCCATTAAAAGACATGGAGCGGTTTTCGCAATGGAGGTCTCTGCCCACTACTTTATCCCGGACTTCTGGGTCTTCGACGACCCCGTTCTCACGTCCGTGAAGCTCGCGGAAATTCTATCGGAAGAGAAAGTCCCGCTCTCTGAAATGCTGGACAGAATTCCATCCTACCCGATGACAGAAAAAGGTATTCAATGCCCCGACAGCCTTAAATTCCAGGCAGTGGAAGCCATGATTGTGAGGCATAGGAAAGCTGGGGACAAAGTTGACACGACCGACGGCCTGAAGGTAATTTACGAAGACGGCTGGGGGATGGTCAGGCCCTCCAACACTCAGCCTCTTGTCAGGCTATTTGCCGAAGCGAGAACGCAAGAGCGTATGGAGGCGATCGCCTCGGCTCTGGAGCGCGAGCTGGCGGAGACTATGTCCTCGCTCGGGAGAGCTGGCTAG
- a CDS encoding Hsp20/alpha crystallin family protein — MFRKEKKKEQIVPVSRTDISSRDLFSLWSDMDQLFNSFRSSIDSLFWPSEALRRPELAGLRQPLMDIEDTGKEFRVTIEVPGFKKEDVKVEVSGSTVEVSAERKQETEERRRDYLRRERSSSSLYRCFELPAEILPDKAEARMEDGVLELVLPKKEPTETGRRVIAVK, encoded by the coding sequence ATGTTCAGGAAGGAGAAGAAAAAGGAGCAGATTGTGCCTGTTTCGAGAACCGACATTTCCAGCAGGGATCTCTTCAGCCTCTGGAGCGACATGGACCAGCTTTTCAATAGCTTCAGGAGCTCGATTGACAGTCTTTTCTGGCCGAGCGAAGCTCTCAGGAGGCCTGAACTCGCGGGGCTGAGGCAACCCCTGATGGATATCGAGGACACGGGCAAGGAGTTCAGGGTAACCATTGAAGTCCCCGGGTTCAAGAAGGAGGACGTCAAAGTGGAGGTCTCCGGGTCCACCGTGGAGGTTTCGGCGGAGCGGAAGCAGGAGACGGAGGAGAGGCGGAGGGATTACCTCAGGAGGGAGAGGAGCTCCTCGAGCCTCTACAGGTGCTTCGAGCTCCCCGCCGAGATTCTTCCGGACAAGGCTGAGGCGCGGATGGAAGACGGCGTGCTGGAGCTGGTTCTGCCCAAAAAGGAGCCGACGGAGACCGGGAGGAGGGTAATAGCGGTGAAATAG
- a CDS encoding GDSL-type esterase/lipase family protein, protein MEEIVRLNELIRSHCRGARIRLADAYPVFDDGAGRLKREYSYGDGGHLNAAGYRRLGEFLAIELVDLLRPGTTVACLGDSITEGYPGHINSRTENEWEPYTHYLKRPGVKVLNFGVSGDTTDGMMLRLHRDVARSGANVCILLGGINDLLGGTPVQEVFENLKAMYAELDRYHILPVAVTVLPID, encoded by the coding sequence ATGGAGGAAATAGTGCGGCTCAATGAGCTGATTCGCAGTCACTGCAGGGGAGCCCGAATAAGGCTGGCGGATGCCTATCCAGTTTTCGACGACGGCGCTGGGCGACTGAAGAGAGAGTATTCATATGGGGATGGGGGGCATCTTAATGCGGCGGGCTACAGACGTCTGGGGGAATTCCTCGCTATCGAGCTTGTGGATCTGCTGAGGCCGGGCACAACCGTCGCCTGTCTGGGCGACAGCATTACCGAGGGCTACCCAGGCCACATCAACAGCCGCACGGAGAACGAGTGGGAGCCATATACGCACTACCTGAAAAGGCCCGGCGTTAAAGTCCTTAATTTTGGGGTGTCCGGCGACACGACCGATGGAATGATGCTCCGCCTGCACAGGGATGTGGCGCGGAGTGGTGCCAACGTATGCATCCTTCTAGGGGGCATCAACGACCTACTCGGCGGGACACCAGTCCAGGAGGTCTTCGAGAACCTAAAGGCTATGTACGCCGAGCTGGACAGATACCACATCTTGCCTGTGGCAGTGACGGTTCTCCCGATTGATTAG
- a CDS encoding aldehyde ferredoxin oxidoreductase C-terminal domain-containing protein: MNYKPGIIERGYNNRTLYINLSTGELREKPVDARMKETFIGGRGFDLWLLWNSLPRDRVIRWDDPENELCIASGPLGGTTLYPGSGKSIVVSISPLTGSVMDSNVGGFFGPYLKFCGFDAIEVQGRAAKDSIIVVDGDRREVRIEEAEGLPLDTHLLAPALGERYGEGNPRSVASVTSGRGAEHSLWGCLNFSYYDLARKSYRSKQAGRGGLGTVMRNKRLKALVAKFSEMKPDINHPADPETLKKGGRRYNAQIRELDPKQNEMSTIGTTHLVTIMNDHDLLPVHNFRYGSHPDAPKLGKEVFRRIFHPGYDGCWVGCSVACSHTVKDFVPRTGPYKGERVWVDGPEYETIAGCGSNLGVFDPNFVIEMNFYCDTYGLDTISVGTGFAFVMECYEMGLIKKEHTDGLELRFGNADAALELLHKVAWGEGFGKIVGQGVRRMKQYFAAHFGADPQIMADIGMEAKGLEFSEYITKESLAQQGGYGLALKGPQHDEAWLIFLDMVHGYLPTFEKKAEALHWFPMWRTWFGLNGLCKLPWNDIVPPENKNTPEPAKVMQHVEWYAEYFTATTGRKATPDDLIKMSERVYNFQRLFNLRMGFGTRKDDRIPYRAMGPVTEEEYESRRDRYDKQLVENGIMNPEGKSTKEKLAALRRYREEQYERLMDAVYQRRGWTQNGIPTPEKVRELGIDFPDVMELLKKHL, from the coding sequence ATGAACTATAAACCGGGAATCATTGAGAGGGGCTACAACAACAGGACACTTTACATCAACCTTTCTACCGGCGAGCTCCGGGAGAAGCCCGTTGACGCAAGAATGAAGGAGACGTTCATAGGGGGAAGGGGATTCGACCTCTGGCTTCTTTGGAACTCACTCCCCCGCGATAGGGTGATAAGATGGGACGACCCGGAGAACGAGCTTTGCATAGCCTCCGGCCCGCTCGGTGGAACGACCCTCTACCCCGGTTCTGGAAAGAGCATTGTTGTTAGTATCTCCCCACTGACCGGCTCCGTAATGGACTCGAACGTCGGCGGGTTCTTCGGCCCCTATCTGAAGTTCTGCGGCTTCGACGCTATCGAGGTGCAGGGCAGGGCGGCAAAAGACTCCATCATTGTCGTGGATGGAGACAGGAGGGAGGTCAGGATTGAGGAGGCCGAGGGCCTCCCCCTCGACACACACCTGCTCGCCCCTGCTCTCGGTGAGAGATACGGGGAGGGTAACCCTAGGTCAGTTGCGTCGGTCACTAGCGGGAGGGGCGCTGAGCACAGCCTCTGGGGATGCCTGAACTTCTCCTACTACGACCTCGCGCGCAAATCTTACCGCAGCAAGCAGGCCGGCAGGGGAGGTCTCGGGACCGTCATGAGGAACAAGAGACTCAAGGCGCTGGTGGCCAAGTTCTCGGAGATGAAACCCGATATCAACCACCCCGCGGACCCCGAGACGTTGAAGAAGGGAGGCAGGAGGTACAACGCGCAGATTCGGGAACTCGACCCCAAGCAGAATGAGATGTCCACGATAGGAACGACGCATCTTGTGACCATCATGAACGACCACGACCTCCTCCCTGTCCATAACTTCCGGTACGGGAGCCATCCTGACGCCCCGAAACTCGGCAAGGAGGTCTTCAGGAGAATATTCCATCCCGGCTACGACGGCTGCTGGGTCGGATGCTCGGTCGCCTGCTCGCACACGGTGAAGGACTTCGTTCCGAGAACCGGACCCTACAAGGGAGAGAGGGTCTGGGTCGATGGACCCGAATATGAAACCATCGCGGGCTGCGGGTCCAATCTTGGTGTCTTCGACCCTAACTTCGTTATCGAAATGAACTTCTACTGCGACACCTACGGCCTCGATACGATATCGGTTGGCACGGGGTTCGCCTTCGTGATGGAGTGCTATGAGATGGGCCTGATTAAGAAGGAACACACCGACGGCCTTGAGCTGAGGTTCGGAAACGCGGATGCCGCCCTTGAGCTCCTGCATAAAGTGGCTTGGGGGGAGGGCTTTGGTAAGATCGTGGGGCAGGGGGTCAGGAGGATGAAGCAATACTTCGCCGCCCACTTCGGAGCCGACCCACAGATTATGGCTGATATAGGCATGGAAGCGAAGGGTCTCGAGTTCTCCGAGTATATAACCAAAGAATCGCTGGCTCAGCAGGGAGGATATGGACTGGCGCTGAAGGGGCCGCAGCATGACGAGGCTTGGCTGATATTCCTGGACATGGTCCACGGCTACCTCCCCACATTCGAGAAGAAGGCCGAGGCCCTCCACTGGTTCCCAATGTGGAGGACCTGGTTCGGCCTGAACGGTCTCTGCAAGCTGCCCTGGAACGACATAGTGCCCCCAGAGAATAAAAACACCCCAGAGCCGGCAAAGGTAATGCAGCACGTCGAGTGGTACGCGGAGTACTTCACTGCAACCACGGGTAGGAAGGCCACGCCCGACGACCTAATTAAGATGAGCGAGCGGGTCTACAACTTCCAGAGGTTGTTCAACCTGCGGATGGGCTTCGGTACAAGAAAGGATGACAGAATTCCCTATCGCGCGATGGGCCCGGTCACCGAGGAAGAATATGAGTCAAGAAGAGACCGGTACGACAAACAGCTGGTTGAGAATGGGATAATGAACCCCGAGGGAAAGAGCACGAAGGAGAAGCTCGCCGCGCTGCGCAGATACCGGGAGGAGCAGTACGAGAGGCTCATGGACGCGGTCTATCAAAGGCGCGGCTGGACCCAGAACGGAATACCCACTCCAGAGAAAGTCAGGGAACTCGGAATCGATTTCCCAGATGTGATGGAGCTGCTGAAAAAGCACCTGTGA
- a CDS encoding MoaD/ThiS family protein codes for MTERETGSEDGRAEREEEEGGEGRARGVVECEVRFYGGIARDTGTERVLVSITWGTLGELLTELGRRWPVLRERLSDPAAGFLVFVLNGRALEFPEPTLRLKSGDVLSIMPFVAGG; via the coding sequence ATGACGGAGAGAGAAACAGGTTCTGAGGATGGAAGGGCAGAGCGGGAGGAGGAGGAAGGGGGAGAGGGGCGGGCGCGAGGTGTGGTGGAGTGCGAGGTCAGGTTCTACGGGGGCATCGCGAGAGACACCGGCACCGAGAGAGTCCTAGTCAGCATCACCTGGGGAACTCTTGGAGAGCTCCTGACGGAGCTCGGGAGAAGGTGGCCCGTGCTCCGAGAGCGCCTGAGCGACCCGGCGGCCGGATTTCTAGTCTTCGTCCTGAACGGGAGGGCGCTGGAGTTCCCGGAGCCAACCCTCAGGCTTAAATCCGGAGACGTTCTATCCATAATGCCTTTCGTGGCCGGGGGGTGA
- a CDS encoding UDP-glucose/GDP-mannose dehydrogenase family protein → MRVAVLGIGYVGLVTGATAALDGHRVICLDVADDKVEALRSGRAPFYEPGLEEAVRRMVSKKRLSASTDIEREVAASEMSFICVGTPSRRDGSADLRQVSEAARLIGTGLRDRKGYHVVVVKSTVPPDTTAGFVVPTVARYSGAQPGDFGACMCPEFLREGDALQDSLKPDRIVIGELDRRSGDNLLAFYSRKRCPKLRMWLTAAELVKYISNSFLATKIAFSNEMANLCEKFNVDVYEVMEGVGLDSRIGREFLRAGMGFGGSCFPKDLLALARVARKVGARSRIIEAVLRQNEEQPLRVVELAEEALGDLRGKAVAVLGLTFKPGTDDVRNSRAEPLIRALLARGARVIAHDPHGMENFKKEFGLNIEYAETALDALKGRDAVVFQTEWPEYRRIPASAYIRLMERPIVIDGRRTVEPRKLKLAGVRYFAIGAPRD, encoded by the coding sequence ATGAGAGTGGCTGTGCTCGGCATTGGATACGTCGGCCTTGTCACAGGTGCCACAGCCGCCTTGGACGGCCACCGAGTCATCTGTTTGGATGTTGCCGACGATAAGGTCGAGGCGCTTCGCTCCGGGAGGGCCCCATTCTATGAACCGGGCCTTGAGGAGGCAGTGCGAAGGATGGTCTCGAAAAAGAGGCTGAGTGCCTCCACAGATATCGAGCGTGAGGTAGCTGCCTCGGAGATGTCGTTTATATGCGTTGGCACTCCGTCAAGAAGGGATGGCTCCGCTGACCTCAGACAAGTCAGCGAGGCCGCCCGTCTCATTGGTACGGGCTTGAGGGACAGAAAGGGCTATCACGTCGTCGTGGTCAAGAGCACCGTCCCCCCGGATACGACAGCAGGGTTCGTTGTCCCGACCGTTGCGCGCTATTCCGGCGCCCAGCCCGGGGACTTTGGGGCCTGCATGTGCCCCGAGTTCTTGAGGGAGGGCGACGCACTGCAGGACAGTCTTAAGCCTGACAGAATCGTAATAGGAGAGCTCGACAGGCGAAGCGGCGACAATCTCCTCGCATTCTACTCGAGAAAGAGGTGCCCAAAGCTAAGGATGTGGCTCACGGCGGCCGAGCTCGTGAAATACATCTCCAACTCCTTCCTCGCTACCAAAATCGCCTTTTCGAACGAAATGGCAAACTTGTGCGAGAAATTCAATGTGGACGTGTATGAGGTCATGGAGGGCGTCGGGCTCGATTCCCGCATAGGGCGCGAATTCCTTCGGGCAGGCATGGGCTTCGGAGGCTCCTGCTTTCCAAAAGACCTCCTGGCATTGGCAAGGGTGGCCAGAAAGGTCGGCGCCCGGAGCAGGATAATCGAGGCAGTGCTGCGCCAGAACGAGGAGCAGCCACTGAGAGTGGTCGAGCTGGCCGAAGAGGCGCTGGGGGACCTGAGAGGAAAAGCTGTGGCGGTGCTAGGACTGACCTTCAAGCCTGGCACGGACGACGTCAGGAACTCGAGGGCGGAGCCACTCATCCGTGCACTTCTGGCCAGAGGAGCGCGGGTGATTGCCCACGACCCGCATGGGATGGAGAACTTCAAAAAGGAATTCGGACTCAACATCGAGTATGCCGAGACGGCTCTGGACGCTCTCAAGGGAAGGGACGCGGTGGTCTTCCAGACTGAGTGGCCCGAGTACCGCCGAATTCCAGCCTCCGCTTACATAAGGCTGATGGAGAGACCAATAGTTATTGATGGAAGGAGGACGGTTGAGCCCCGCAAGCTCAAGCTCGCCGGGGTGAGGTATTTCGCTATAGGGGCACCGAGGGACTGA
- a CDS encoding GRP family sugar transporter, whose translation MTPLLWIVLSGVLFGSQFIPQKYCPAFPTGAYNVSMALGIAVTGGIFFGVAQGPAPTLPLFSLVATGGLCWVIGNYLLIFAVRRAGMARPFCIINLTSVLSFIGGGWLLGELGEVSMARLALMALGVALVVVGSALISLISEDRGEISVAGVTGVGGGRTMRTGGERRGIAAAFVAPFFFAVFNVVIAQAINHAGVAPGPAFISFSPGIIIGALALALLPEGGESHWSPSVTEPGILAWRRAPLRWHGLALSQGIIWGTAMVCVMIGWLGTGLAIGVPVGQGVITLVSALWGLLVFKELERLKDRRRSGLQFLAGAALTVSGIAFIVLA comes from the coding sequence ATGACACCTTTGCTTTGGATTGTGCTGTCGGGAGTTCTCTTCGGGAGCCAGTTCATACCCCAGAAGTACTGCCCGGCCTTCCCTACAGGAGCCTATAATGTCTCAATGGCCCTCGGCATCGCAGTCACAGGTGGGATCTTTTTTGGCGTCGCGCAAGGACCCGCACCCACGCTGCCACTTTTCTCTCTTGTGGCTACTGGAGGATTGTGCTGGGTCATCGGCAATTATCTCCTGATTTTCGCTGTCCGGAGGGCGGGGATGGCGAGGCCCTTTTGCATAATCAACCTAACCTCAGTCCTCTCCTTCATCGGGGGAGGGTGGCTCCTGGGCGAGTTGGGAGAGGTTTCCATGGCAAGGCTGGCCCTGATGGCACTGGGGGTCGCTCTCGTTGTGGTCGGCTCAGCTCTCATCAGCCTCATATCAGAAGACCGGGGGGAGATTTCGGTCGCGGGCGTGACTGGAGTAGGTGGAGGAAGGACGATGAGAACTGGTGGTGAGAGGAGGGGGATCGCGGCGGCCTTTGTCGCCCCCTTCTTCTTCGCTGTCTTCAACGTCGTCATCGCCCAAGCAATCAACCATGCGGGCGTCGCGCCCGGTCCGGCGTTTATTTCCTTCTCTCCAGGAATCATAATCGGAGCGCTCGCTCTGGCGCTCCTCCCGGAGGGGGGCGAGAGCCATTGGTCGCCCTCCGTGACCGAACCCGGAATTCTGGCATGGCGGAGGGCCCCTCTGAGGTGGCATGGCCTGGCCCTCTCTCAGGGAATAATATGGGGCACGGCGATGGTGTGCGTTATGATAGGGTGGCTCGGGACGGGTCTCGCGATAGGGGTTCCGGTGGGGCAGGGTGTGATAACACTAGTCAGCGCGCTATGGGGTCTTCTGGTTTTCAAGGAGCTCGAGCGGCTGAAAGACAGGCGCCGCTCCGGTCTCCAGTTCTTGGCTGGCGCAGCCCTGACCGTGTCTGGAATAGCCTTCATTGTGCTAGCGTAA